The sequence below is a genomic window from Anopheles cruzii chromosome 3, idAnoCruzAS_RS32_06, whole genome shotgun sequence.
TTAAtgagaaaaagtaatcgaaTCATTCAAGTTTCAGTTGTATTTAAGTATCCCAAACGTTTTTTTACCCTCCGGTTGCGAATTCATCGTGACtgtaaacaacaacacagtTGCCGAACGGAATCAAACTGTCACAGCATCTGCCCAAGGTGCAGAAGAAAATGTTCGAATCATTTTCGAACAACGTCACACTGTAGCACTCTTGTtatattttgacagcttcgctttcgtaaaataataaacaaaacctttttttGGATTGCCGCATTAAATGCATTATCTTCTTTCGGAACGCTAGAAACTGAACAACAAAATGGTTGAGGAACAAACGGAAATCCCGCTAGATCGTAAGCTTTCGGAAATATTTGCGGAGGGATACAAGTTTATAAGAGACAGTGCGGCTGGCAATGTGTCCGGTGCAATCTCGGAGACACAGGTAAGCAAGAAGCTGTTTCGCTGATGATATCTTTCGAATGGTGACCAAAATGTTGTACCTTAACAGCTGGAAGTGAAGAAAACAATGCGGATATTCGAAGACGCCACCCGCCTCGTGAGTCTCGTCGGGATGTTCAGCAGCAACGAATCGCTCGAAGAGATACCGACGGAGAACCTTCGCTATCTGCTCTTACCGTTTTACCTTGGCCAGCTGGCCAAGAGGCTGTGTAACGAAGATCGTAAAGAAGTGGTGCAAGTAGCCGACGTATATTTCAAGTAAGAAAGCAACGAGTGCTGTGTCTGCCGGCTATAATACCTTCATTTCTTCTCAGCGATTTTCTGAACCGCTGTGCGTCTTACGGATTATACAACAAACCGGACAAAGACACGGATTCCCTTACGCTGGCCGTTGAATCCGCCGCCATCGTGCCGGGTGCGATGAGCGATAAGCTTCGTGAACTGAATCGCATGGGGTTCGAACGACAAGAGAAAATTCGTAGATATCAGCAAAAGAAGGAACTGGAAGAGCAGGTGGAAGCGTTGCGGCTGCTCGTCGAAGTCTCAGACGCAGTGGTGGATGACGAAAGGACCCGCGAATTCTACGTAAAATTACTTCGATCGTCCGTTATCGAGGCGCAGGAGGAGCTCGTGTTTCTCgaacgggaaaaagaaatgatcAAACACTGCGACGCTCTACCGAAACGTAACCCGCTGGAGGGTGAGACTTCGGGGCACGACCGTCCACCGAGGAAGAAGTTTCCCTCGAAGCCGCTTAAACCGATCATTATTACGCGTGACGCGGTGCAGAAGGCAGTGTATGGTAGAGGTTACCCGAGCTTACCCacgatgacggtggccgaGTTTTACGAGCAACGCGTTGCGGACGGAATTTTTCCTGATCCGGAGAAAATGAAGGAGGTGAACAAAAATTCGCTCATGAACCGAGTGTTTCAGGACAACGCCGCAGAACTGGACCGCGAGGAGGAGGAAAAGGAAACGTTGGTCGAAAACGATGACGAAGAGTATCTGGCGCGGCAGCGTGCAAAGGATGAGTTTAAAGACGAGCATCGCCGTGGGGAAGGCAATCGGCACAATCGAAGCTAGGATTCGACGCCACGAAGCAGTGCTCTTGGATTTTTAATTTTGCGATGGCAGCCGATGTTAGCAGACAATAGATCGTTATTTAATTTCACAAAAAGCCACCTAAACTGATCCATTtaataaattcaatcaataTTCTTAAACATTTTGCTTCTGTACAATTTCACACGCGGTGGTTGAACACATTTTATACTCAGGATTTGGACAATAATTTAATGGTTTTGGACATCCGATAATTCATGATTCGATAGATTTGGGATGCATTTTGCCATCGTTTATACCACATTGCTTATACCACTTATTCGTCTCGCCTTCTCCGCGATTTTTAGTTGAACTTTTCTTCAATAGGCAGCGCTAGTGTAGGATCAGCATTTCGAATGTTTTAATGTGCAGGTTGAACTCTTTCCCCATTTGGTTACGGCTCATTTATTGCTCAGAGGTAACATAacatttagttttatttaatGCTTAATCAATaactagttttgttttgtttgtttgctgccTATTCTggttttataaaattaaattttccattgaaaaacaTGTTCAAACACGTGGAAGAAACAGTTACTACAATATAAACGCATCGTTAGCGACGACAGTTGTATCCAAGTTGTCAGGTTTGAAAATGGAGGTCAGGTTCGAAAATTCAAAGTCAGGTTCCAAATCGGTAGgattcataaaatattttgacgtttcgtgtttcgtgtaGGACAAATCAACAAAAGTTAAGATATAATTTACTGTCGAACGCAGAGTTGTTGGTAAGCGTCCGTGCGTTGTTTTCTGCGGCCACAAACCCCCCCCAACAACGTCAGCGTAAACCCGCGTACGTGTTGTGATTTTGCACGAAAAAGGAAGTGGTGTTACGGTGATCGACCCGCTGTGAAATCTTTATTCTCGTGCTGAGCAGTGATTTGTGGTGCAgaacagcataaaacattgCCCGACCGACACGTTGCTGCGAAATGGTGAGCAAACAACGTTGACGTTGGCACAAGCGTCGCAAGAATCTGTGAGTGCGCAGAAAAAGCATTTGTGGTTCGATGTGCCACCCCCTACGGTGCCACGCGCATAGCACCACCAAGGGGGGTACGTTTTCGGTGCATTCGCCTTATTCGGGGATGCTCTGGAATTTTCGGGTATCTATCATTCTCGAGGAGAAGTCCTATTGGCATTCCATACGGCGGCAGACAATCATCCGCTGCAGGTGAAAGGGAAGAGTTCCAAATATTCGACATGCGAAAGTAGGTTACGGCAGAGGAGGCATGGACCGCGGCATGCTACGAAgcctttcttttcctttcggtGAAACCACCACCCCGTGCAGCATAAGGCCAtatcgcggcggcggcgtgtgacCTTGTTTGAGGACTGTGGCGAAGTCGGGATCGGCTCAAGAGAAAAAcgggcctgtgtgtgtgagtgagtgtgcAGTCCTTTCGGATTCCAGACAACATAACAAAGAAGTGGACGATTTTCCCGAGGAGTAGGCCTGATATTTGACAGTTGCCGAACCGAGCGTTTGACAGGATACACGactccttgtgtgtgtgtgtgtgtggtaagtGAATATCCTTTCCGTTTCTTGATTCTGCTTTCCCTTGTTCCCTTTGGAGGATCCTGGTGATGCTGAAATTACTGCCGGTAACCCGGAGAGACcgatttgtttcgtttactTCCCAAATCCTTCCTCTTTCGAAATGGGCGAGGAGCATAACTTGTTTTTTGAGCCAGACAGAACAGAACACCCagaagagagaagaagaagctcTGCGGGCCTAATGGCGATTAGTTTGTTTATCGATGGGTGCGAAGTCGTAccccgtttttgttgtttacttCACCCAACAACGCCGGCGAGTACCAATGTTTCGAAAGTATAACAAGTTCGGTCAACATAAAAACCCCTGGGCCGGTGGTGTGTTCCGATGTAGGCTGATGCGACGACCCCGAAATCGTGCGTACCGGAGtgcgttttatgctgcgtgctCAGGAAGACTCATGTTCCGTGGCCGAAAGATAAACCTGCGGCCTGAACCAATTAGTTGTACCTTTTTTTCGTTACGAGCGGCAGAGTTTTGATTCTATGTTACAAAAGAACCGCTCTATTTGCCAGACAATCCACGTAGATACGAGAAACTACGAGAAGACACACCTTATGCCCGTTGGGGGCAACGGTTCATGCAAGACCGTATCGCGACGGACCATTAAATCCttttggaaattgaaaactaaaTTGTGTCTGTAATAGTACATTGGATTTATGGTATTTTGTAAGAGTTAAATGTTAATTATTGCCTAACTGCTTGGttgataaacaataaattttccaactctAAGCAGTTAGAGCTCGAATCTAGATAAGAAGTTGGCAATTTTTAATGCGTTCTCCGCTTACGGTCCAAAAGCGTAACGGATTGTGCAATACTAAtcgacaaaaacaaacgataagTTGCAGCAAAAGAACTTCGAGTCCGTTGCATCATCGTTACGGAACCGTCGCTTCTAGTTGCACCGCCGGGTTACGGGTCAAggttggcccttttttgcacCTGCGTATCGGGTCCGAATAAGGGTTGTGCTGCATAAAGGCAGTCCAGAACAGGATTGCTGACACTTTCCCGGGCGAGAGCCGTTTTGCGATGTTCTTGATGTTCTCGTGGCGCCGTTGCGCGTTCGGGATTTGTTTCCTGTGGGTGGGAGGTTAGGGTTTGTTCTGGGAAAACTAAGTtgaaaacacccaaaaaaacaaattgatgGGATGGCTCGTCGGCCACTCGGCCAGTTGGATGGAAGCCAAGGAAATCCTCAAAACGCCAGCGGACCAGGCAAGCCCAGTCAGCGGAGGAAAatggcccggaccggaccggacgtttCAGTAGAGAATGGGAGAAAAAGCATCCATTACGGGAGTAGCGATGGACGGCCCCCTCCGTTCGAAGGTGGACAGAGCTAGAGGCTGGTGTTCCGGTGGGTGGCACCGGGAGAGAAGCAAGAGCAGGCACACAACACCCGCTAGGAAGAGCGCGTACACATTAACATTAGAGAAAACTTCCGTTAGCGTTTGCATTCCTCGATTTCTCGATTTGCCGGTTTGTTCCCGTTCCGCGTTCCGTGTGCTCAGCGCGCATTTGGCGGAACCCCTCTCGTTCGTGCGCGGCGCCGGTCTCTCTCATTTGCCGTTGCACCAGACTCCTcctgccgggcccgggcgtcAGTCGGGGAGTTGAACCCATGGGAGGCTCCATTTGTCCGTGACCGAGCCCGAAAGCGCTGCTTCGAGACCCAGCGCTGGCGGCTGGGTTGCGGCGGACCGATCCATGACGGAAGACGGTTCGTCGTGGCCCGGACGATGTGGGGTCAAGTGtagttttgcaaaaattaAGATCGAATGGTCGGAGGATCACGCTGTCGAGGCATCGTCGGGGTTTGCAGGGCTCATGATCGTGGAAAGGAGATTCGTACGTTCATATGTTGTACGAGGTTATAGTTTTACAGTAAACTCTACTCTACGTCAGATATTAGTTTGGTATGTTTCACTGTGGCTTAATGACCATCGAATGAGGGTTGATATCAACATGCACTTCGAATTCTCACGATTGTTGTTTTTACGATGCTGGccaaatggtttgttttaaatacacAAAAGCTTGTTATGCACCCACGGTATCAGACATCTGCCCAAACGAGCACCATTCGCCGCAATAAATTTCCCCAAAATGAGAAACAGACTCGCCTGGCGCTCTCTGCATTGCGCAGGAGGGCAGTATATTACGTGTTCTGGCCGATTGCCATAAcacaatattttcttttgtgtaaaaatatgttcactcggaataaaacacacaaacccatTGCTTCTCGGCCATCGACAGTGAATCACTCGCTTGTAGTTGGTCGTTTTTAAGATGGAAAAAACAACGGAGATGCTGTAAGTTTAtgccaaaaaataaatcatattcTACCTTAATGCTGCGCCTAAAATACGATTG
It includes:
- the LOC128272801 gene encoding immunoglobulin-binding protein 1; amino-acid sequence: MVEEQTEIPLDRKLSEIFAEGYKFIRDSAAGNVSGAISETQLEVKKTMRIFEDATRLVSLVGMFSSNESLEEIPTENLRYLLLPFYLGQLAKRLCNEDRKEVVQVADVYFNDFLNRCASYGLYNKPDKDTDSLTLAVESAAIVPGAMSDKLRELNRMGFERQEKIRRYQQKKELEEQVEALRLLVEVSDAVVDDERTREFYVKLLRSSVIEAQEELVFLEREKEMIKHCDALPKRNPLEGETSGHDRPPRKKFPSKPLKPIIITRDAVQKAVYGRGYPSLPTMTVAEFYEQRVADGIFPDPEKMKEVNKNSLMNRVFQDNAAELDREEEEKETLVENDDEEYLARQRAKDEFKDEHRRGEGNRHNRS